GAATACGACGCCATCGTGCTGGCCTCCGCCGGGCTCAAGCGTCTGGGGCTTTCCGCGGACCGCATGCAGCATTTCGAGGCCGCCGTCTTCGTGCCCGCCGTGGGTCAGGGCGCTCTGGGCATCGAATGCCGTGGCGATGACAGTGACGTGCTGGAACTGCTCTCCCGCATGGAGCACCGCCCCACCCGCGTCTGCGTGGAAGCCGAGCGCGGTTTCCTGGCCGGTCTGGACGGCGGCTGCCAGGTGCCCATCGCCGGCCATGCGGAGATGCTGGACGACGACCGCTTCATCCTGGACGGCCTGGTGGCCGAAGTGGACGGCAGTGTCATCCTGCGTGAACAGCAGGAAGGTACGGCCGCCACGGCACGCGAAACGGGCTTTGCCCTGGCCCGCCATCTTCTGGACAAGGGCGGCAAGGACATTCTTGACCGCCTGTATGCTGAAAACCGGTAGTAATGATGCCCAAGATCCTTCCTCTGCCCACATCGCGGCTGCACGCGACGTTCGACCCCGGACGCATCCCCTGGCAGGACAGCCGGGAGATCCCCTTGCCCCGCAACGGGGCGGGCAGCCGCAACGCTTTCCAGCCCCGTGCCATGCAGGCGCTGGACATGGCCCTGAACATCAGGGCCTGCGGTTACAATGTCTATGTCTCCGGTGATGCCAATCTGGGGCGCAGCTATACCCTGCTGTCCTATCTTGGCCCGCAGGCCCGCAAACGGCCGACGCCGCCGGATCTGGTCTATGTCCACAACTTCGATGACCCCGACCGGCCGCGCCTGCTTTCCCTGCCCGCCGGTCAGGGCAGGAAGTTCAAGCAGTGCGTGACCTCCACCGTGGATGCCATCCTGCACGAGCTGCCCCGCCGCTTCGAAGCCGCGCCCTTCGTCAAGCAGCGTGCCCGGCTGGTGGACAGCTTCCAGAAGGTCCGCAGCGGCCTGTTGAGCAAGATGACCTCCGTGGCCCAGCACAAGGGCTTCCACCTTGATATGGACGAAGGCGGCAGCCTGACCCTGTATCCCCTGGTCAAGGGCAAACGCCTGAGCGAGGAAGAGTTCGAACATCTGGACGACAGCCTGCGCATGACCCTCAAGCGGCGTGGCGAGACCCTTGTCCAGAGCATGGCCAGCTTCATGCGCCAGCTGAGCAAGGCCGAGGAAAGCTTCCATGACGACGAACGCAATCTGGAACAGACCGTCATGGCCCAGGTGCTGGACGCCCTGCTGCTCCCGGCCCAGAAAAAGCTGCTCAAGGCCTGCCAGAGCGAGGCCCTGGAGCAGTACTTCACCAGCCTGCGTGCGGACATCCTGAAGAACACCGAGGCCTTCCTGCCCCGGGAGGCCGGACAGTCCGGCCCGGATGTCCCCCACGCTCCCCTGCCGCCGCAGGGAGATCCGCTGTACCGCTATGACGTCAATGTCTTCGTGGACAACAGCCAGCTCAGCGGCGCTCCCATCGTGATGGAGGACCATCCCACCTCGTCCAACCTGCTGGGCTGCATCGAGCGGGAATCGGAACTGGGGACGCTGGTGACGGACTTCACCCTCGTACGGGCCGGGAGCCTGCACAAGGCCAATGGCGGTTTCCTCGTCCTGCGTGCGGAAGACCTGCTGCAGCATCCCAACGCCTGGGAAGGCCTGTTGCGGGCTCTGCGGGCCAATTCCCTGCGCATCGAGGACGGCGCGGAAACGCCGGATGCCGCCATCCGCACCAAGGGCATCAATCCCGAGCCCCTGAAGCTAGATCTCAAGGTCGTGCTCATCGGTACGGAAGACCTGTACGAGGCCCTGGTCCTCAATGAGGACCGCTTTGCCAAGCTGTTCCGCATCAAGGCCCAGATGGCCGAGCGCATGGACCGCAATGCCGCCGGCGTCCGCTTCTATCTGTCGGTCATCGCCCGTATCGCGGAAGAGTCCGGCCTGCGGCCCTTCGACCGCACGGCCCTGGCCTGGCTGGTGGATCTGGGCTCGCATCTGTGCGAGGACCAGCGCCGCCTGTCGCTCAAGTTCCCGCTGCTGCGCGAGCAGATGATCGAGGGGGATGCCCTGGCAGGCATGGAGGGCGCCGGGATCGTCACCGGCGACATCATGGAACGCTCCTATGCCGCGCGCACCTACCGGGCCAACCTGGTGGAAGAGATCTTCATGGAAGAGTACGACCGCGAGATGATCAAGGTCTGTACGTCGGGCGGCGCCATCGGCCAGGTCAACGGCCTGTCGGTCACCGGCTACGGCGATTTCGAATTCGGCCTGCCCCATCGCATCTCCTGTACCGTGGGCGTCGGCCATGAAGGCATCATCGACCTGGAGCGGGAAGCCGAGCTGGGGGGCCCCATCCACACCAAGGCCATGATGATCCTCAAAAGCTACCTGACCAACCTCTTTGCCCGTAAAAAGCCTCTGGTCCTGGCCGGGTCGCTCTATTTTGAGCAAAGCTATGCGGGCATCGAAGGCGACTCCGCTTCCGGTGCGGAACTGGTGGCCCTGCTCTCCGCTCTGGCGGATGTGCCCGTGCGGCTCGACCTGGCCTTTACCGGCGCGGTCAGCCATTCCGGGCAGATCATGGCCGTGGGCGGGGTGACGCGGAAGATCGAGGGGTTCTTCAAGGTCTGCGCGCGGCACGGCCTTACCGGCAGCCAGGGGGTCATCATCCCCCATGACAACGTGGACCACCTGATGCTTTCCCCCGATGTGCTCCAGGCCGTGGAGAAAGGGCAGTTCGCCATCTACGCGGTCCGCAGCATCGAAGAGGCCCTGACCCTGCTCACGGGCCTGCCTGTGGGACGCCGCCGCAAGGATGACACGTTCACCCCCGGCAGCCTCTACGATATGGTGGACCGCCGCCTGGAGCGGCTGGGGGATTACGCCCAGAACTCTTTCCGCCGTACGCGCAAAGGATAGGCGGCATGCATTGACTTGCCCTCATTGAGCGAGTAAACAGTTCTGGTCGATTGTGAAAAAGACGCTTAACCCCCGCAATGACCATGACTGCAAAAAATAAGAAAGAAGCCCTGCTCCAGGCCGCCAAGGAACTTTTCGGTGAATGTGGCTATGTGGAGACCACGTTCAAGAAGATTTCCGACCGGGCTGGTGTGGCCCTTGGACTGCTGACGCACCACTATGGCAACAAGGAAAAACTGTTCCTGGCCTCGGGACTCGATGTTCTGGAGCATTTTCTGGTCAAGCTGCGTCAGGCCACGGCCGATGCCGCCTGCGGCTATGATGCCGTCATGCATTTTTGCAAGGCCTATCTGGACTTCTCGGTGGACAAGGACTCCAACTGGCTGGTGCTGGTGCGCTGTTCTCCGTACAGCGACATGAAGACCAAGACGGACAGGGAGCAGATGGACTCCATGTTCGCCCAGGTGCATCGCGAGCTGGAAGAACAGATCCAGCGCGGTATCCGGGACGGCAGCATCGTCAATGTGGACAGCAAGGCCACGGCGCAGGTCATCATCTCCCTGATGGTGGGTGCCAACCGTACCCGCGTGCTGACCCCCTATGCCCTGCCGGAGCTCTATGACGAGACGCTGGACTTCGTCTCCCGCTCCATCCGCAAAAACTAGTCTCCCGTTCCTGCGCAAAATAAACCGATCCCCGGCAGCGTACTGCCGGGGATTTTTGATGGCCTCTGCTCCAGTACATATTTTTTGCAGGGAAAACCCTTTTTTCCTGCCGGGTTGCACATCCTGCTGCTGTTCCCGGGCGGCACGTGTGCCCGCGGGTGCGGGCAAGGCCTTTGCCCTGCTTCAGGATGTCCTCCCTCCCCGCATACCTCTCTGCCCCGCCTTGTGCATCCGTGATACAAAAGGGCCTGCCCCTTTCAGGACAGGCCCTTGCCCGGTCTTGTGCCGGTTTGGTGCCTAGTCGGCGCGACGGCCGATACAGAAATAGGCGAAGCCGCGGGTGCCCATGGCGGCAGGTGAATAGAGGTTGCGGCCGTCAAAAAGCAGCGGCGCGGTCAGCAGGGACTTGATGCGGTCGAAGTCGGGATTGCGGAACTGGTTCCATTCCGTCACCACCAGCAGCGCCTGGGCGCCATCGCATACGCCGTACTGGTCGTCCACGATCTCCACCAGGGGGTTGTCCCGGAAGATGCGGCGGGCGTTATCGGCCGCCACGGGGTCAAAAGCCCGCACCTTCATGCCGGCTTCGGTCAGGGCGTTGACGATATTGATGGAGGCAGCTTCGCGCATGTCGTCGGTGTTGGCCTTGAAGGCCAGGCCCCACAGGGCCAGGGTCTTGCCCTTCACGCCCCCCTGCGGCGCGAAGTATTCCTTGATGCGCTCGGCCATATGCAGCTTCTGGCGGGCGTTCACGGCTTCCACGGCATTGAGCAGCTTGGGCTCCATGCCTGCGGCTTCGGCCGTATGGATCAGGGCCTTCACGTCCTTGGGGAAGCAGGAGCCGCCGTAACCCACGCCGGGATAAATGAACTGGTAGCCGATGCGGCTGTCGGAACCGATGCCGTTGCGCACGTCACGCACGTCAGCGCCCACGCGTTCGCAGATGGTGGCGATCTCGTTGATGAAGGAGATCTTGGTGGCCAGCATGCAGTTGGCGGCGTATTTGGTCATCTCGGCGCTGCGGATGCCCATGACGATCACCTTGTCACGGGTACGGGCAAAGGGCGCGTACAGTTCGCGCATGACGGCAGCGGCCTTGTCCGACGAGGTGCCGATGACCACGCGGTCAGGCTTCATGAAGTCGGAGATGGCGTCGCCTTCCTTCAGGAATTCGGGGTTGGAGACCACCTCAAAGTTGAAATTCCTGCCGCGGGCGGCCAGCTCTTCGGTGATGATGGCGCGCACGCGGTCGGCAGTACCCACCGGCACCGTGGACTTGTCCACCACGATAAGGTCGTTTTCCATGGTCCGGCCGATCTCGCGGGCCACCTGTTCCACATAGTGCAGATCGCAGGAACCGTCTTCTCCGGGAGGGGTACCCACGCAGATGAAGGCACAGTCGGCACCCACCAGACCTTCCGCCAGGCTGGTGGTGAACTTCAGGCGCCCGTCGGCATGACTGCGGCGCACCATGGGCTCCAGTCCGGGCTCGAAAATATGCACGGAGCCGGCATTCAGGCGGGCCACAACATCCTTGTTGACATCGATGCAGGTCACGGAGTTGCCCATTTCTGCAAAGCAGGCGGCGCTCACCAGGCCCACATAGCCGGTGCCGACAATACACAATTTCATATGTTTTCTCCCTTGGGGCGCTCTTGACGCCCGACAGTGATAACGTCAAAACAAATCAATCGGTGGCGCACTATAGCGTTTTTTTTCTTGAGCTTCAACTGCGGGGGCGGACATGCTGGTGGGACTGGGGATGGATCTGGCCGACATAGGGCGCATGGAGCGGGCCCTGCAACGTCATGGCGCGCGTTTTGCGAACAGAATCCTCGCACCTGCCGAGCAGGAGGTCTGCCCGGAATTGCGCCCCGCCTTCGTGGCCGGGCGCTGGGCTGCCAAGGAGGCCGCCGTCAAGGCGCTGGGCTGCGGTTTCAGCCTGGGGATCGGCCCCCGCCATATCGAGATCCTGCCCACACCGGCAGGCAAGCCGGAGCTGCGCTTCACCGGCCCGGCCCTGGAACGTGCCCGGCACCTGGGCGTGCGCCATATCCATGTCTCCATCACCCATGAACGAACCACGGCAGCTGCGGTTGTCGTACTGGAGGCCTGATATGAACAGGGAATGGTGGGCCGCACTGCCGCCGCTGCCCCTGCCGCACGAGATGCAGCAGTGGGACAGGCAGGCCGCGGAACTGGGCATCCTGCCCGAGATCCTGATGGAGAATGCCGCAGCCGCGGCGTTCCGCCAGTTGAGCGCCCTGTGTCCCCGGCTTGCGGGGAAGCAGGTCTGGCTGCTCATGGGCAGCGGCAACAATGGCGGCGATGCCGCCTGCCTTGCCCGCTATCTGCGTGACGCCGGAGCCTGTCCGCATGTTTTCCATACCCGGCCGCTGGAACATTACCGGAACGAGACGGCCTATCATCTCCAGACGGCCCGGGCCTGTGGTGTCCCCTTCCTGCCGGTGGCCGCGCTGACGGAGACGCCCCGCGCTCTCCCCCATCCCCACATCCTGGTGGACGGGCTGCTGGGGACGGGTTTTTCCGGCCAGCTGCGCGACGATGCCCGACGTCTGATATCCTTCGTGAACGGGCTCTCTCCCCGGCCCCTGATCTTGTCCCTGGACGTGCCGTCGGGGCTGGATGCCGCCAGCGGTCTGCCCTGCCCCGATGCCGTCAGGGCGGATGCCACGGTTACGTTCGCCGCCGCCAAGCCCGGCCTGATGCTGCCCTGGGCCCGCCCGTACACCGGGGAATGCCATGTGGGCCCCATCGCCATGCCTGCCAGGGTCCGGGAAGAAGGGCCCTGCTCTTTCCGCCTGCTGGACAGCCATGCCCTGGATCTGCTGCCTGCCATGACAGCCGCGAGCTACAAGAACACCTACGGGCATATCCTCATCATGGGGGGGCGCCCCGGCATGTGCGGCGCAGGGCATCTGGCGGCCCGGGGGGCACTGCGCACCGGTGCCGGTCTGGTCACGGCAGCCATGCCCGCTGCCGGTGAGGAGCAGGTGCGCATGGGCTGGCCCGAGATCATGACCCTGCCTCTGGGCGACACCGGGAACAGAAACTGGCCCGCCCAGATCCCGGACGACCTGCGCCGGCGTCTGCATCAGTGCCGGGCCCTGGTCATCGGCCCCGGTATGGGACGCGGAGAAGACAGCCACGCTTTTCTGGCAGCTCTTCTGAAAGAGCCTGGACGCCCGGCCTGTGTGTTCGATGCTGACGCCCTGATGCTGCTGGCCGGAGACCCCTCCCTGCTGGCGGCCCTTGGCCCCGGGGACATCCTGACACCGCATCCCGGCGAGGCCGCTGCCCTGCTCCACTGCCCGGGCAGTGCCGTCCAGCAGGACAGGATGGCGGCCCTGAAGGCCCTGTGCGCGGCCGTCCCCGCCGCCGTCGTCCTCAAAGGCGCGGGAACCCTGGTCGGCCAGCGGGACTGCCCCACAGGCCTCAGCCCGCTGGATGTCCCCCAGCTGGCCGTGGGCGGTTCCGGCGACGTGCTGGCCGGTTGTGCCGCAGCTTTGCTGGCCCGCGTGCAGGAAAGCGCCCGGCCGGCCCATCAGGCCGCCTGCCTGGCCGTAGCGCTGCATGCCGCTGCCGGGCGGATACTGGCCCGCACCCATCCCCGCCGGGGCAATGTGGCCGGAGAACTGGCCGATGCCCTGCCCCGGGCCATGACACTCTAACCGGATAGCCCCGCTATGGATGCCTTTACCTTTCTGCTCGAATCCCTGGACGATACCGCCTGCCTCGGCACCTTGCTGGCCGATATGATGCAAAGCGCTCCCCAGGTGCGCGCCCTGCTTCTGCAAGGAGATCTGGGCAGCGGCAAAACGACCCTGACCCGCTCCTTCGTCGCGGCCCTGCCGGGTGGCGGCCAGGCCGAAATCTCCAGTCCGTCCTTCACCATCTGCAACGAGTATCCCACCTGTCCGCCGGTCCTGCACTGCGACCTCTACCGTTGCCCTGCGTCCCTTCCCGACGAGGTCTGGGACGCTCTGGACGCCGATGCAGGCATCTGCATCGTGGAATGGGCCCAATACATTCCCGAAGCGGCCCTGCCCAAGGAATTTCTGGACATCCGGCTGGACTCGTGCGAAAAAGGAAGATTCCTGACGGTAATGGCGCATGGGCAGGCGTCTCAGGCTCTGGCGCAGGAGCTGCATACAGCCTGGACCGCTTCCGGACGGCACGGCTCCCGGACGGAGCTGCCCCTTTTTTCGTGAGACAGGTGCATCAATGGAATCTGGCATGAAAATCTTAGTTCAAAAATTCGGTGGCACTTCAGTGGCAAACCTGGAGTGCATGAAGAAAGTGCGCGAAAAAGTGCAGGCCGGGTTGAACAAGGGCTACAAGATGGTGGTCGTGCTTTCCGCCCGTTCGGGCGAGACCAACCGTCTGCTGGCCCTGGCCTCCGAGTGGTCCTCCACCCCGGACCCGGCGGAATGTGACTCTCTGGTCTCCACCGGGGAGCAGGTCTCCATCGCGCTCTTCACCATGCTGCTCAAAGACGCGGGCATCCGTGCCCGCTCCCTGCTGGCATGGCAGATCCCCATCATTACCGATGACGATCATGGCAACGCGCGTATCAAATCCATCGACAGCCAGCACCTGCGCGGTTATCTGGATGAATACGACGTGCTGGTGGTCGCCGGTTTCCAGGGATGCACGGAGTCCCAGCGCATCACCACCCTGGGCCGCGGCGGCTCCGACACCTCGGCCGTTGCCCTGGCCGCCGCCCTGGGTTCGGTGGAATGCGAGATCTATACTGATGTGGACGGTGTCTATACCACCGACCCCAACATCTGCTCCAGCGCCCGCAAGATGGATCGTGTCGCCTATGAGGAGATGCTGGAAATGGCCAGCATGGGCGCCAAGGTGCTGCACATCCGTTCCGTGGAATTTGCCAAGAAGTACAAAGTGCCTGTGCGCGTCCGCTCCACGTTTTCCGACGACCCCGGCACGCTCGTTACCCAGGAGGACTCCAGCATGGAAGCTGTTCTTGTTTCCGGCATTGCCTATGATAAGGACCAGGCTCGTGTGACCCTGCACGACCTTCCCGACGTGCCCGGCGTGGCCGCCGCCATCTTCGGCCCCCTTTCCGAAAAGGGCGTGCTGGTGGACATGATCGTCCAGAACACCAGCCTTGACGGTCATACCGACATGACCTTCACCATCTCCCGCAAGGATCTCAAGCAGACCCTGGCCATCATGGAAGAAGTGAAGGAACGCACCGGTGCCACCGACGTGGTCTCCGACGTCAACGTGGCCAAGGTCTCCGCCATCGGCGTCGGCATGCGCAACCATTCCGGCGTGGCCGCCCGCGCTTTCTCCGCCCTGACCCAGGAAGGCATCAACATCCTGATGATCAGCACCTCCGAGATCAAGATCACCATCCTGATCCAGGAAAAGTATGTGGAACTGGCCGTGCGCATCCTGCACGACACCTTCGGCCTGGACTGGGACATCAACTAGTCCTGCTCCTGGCAGCCGGCTGTCCGGCCACGGCCTTCTGCCGGAAACACTGCCCATGAAAATAAAAACGCCCGGGTATCCTGTGGATACCGGGCGTTTTCTTTACATATGCACATCTGTCGTACACAGGCCTTTCTGCGCAAAAGAGCCTCTCCGCGACACGGCCCCTGCCACAACCACGCGTCATCCCGTTCTCATCCGCTCAGGGCAACGCCCCGCCCTAGTGGCGCATCTCGGCCCCCAGGGCCAGCAGGGTCGTCTGCAGATCCGGCATGCTCTGGCAGATATAGTCAGCATGGACGGCCTCCAGCTCCTGGCGGCTCCCATAGCCGTACAGCACGCCCACGGTCTTCATGCCCACCGCATGCCCGCCGACCACGTCATGGAACCTGTCGCCCACCATCAGGGAATGGGACACGTCGGCCCCCGTCTCCTGCAGGGCATAGCGCAGCACATCGACCTTGTCGTTGCGTGCCCCGTTCAGCTCGGCGCCGGCCACGAAGGAGAAGTAACGGCTCAGCTGGAAATGGTCCAGGATCTGGCGGGCGAAGACCTCCGGCTTGGATGTAGCCAGATGGATGCGATGCCCCTGCTCGATCAGGCGTTCCAGCATCTGGGGCACACCGGGATAGACCCGGTTCTCGAACATCCCCTGCCGCCGGAAATACTCGCGGTATTTTTCCACTGCCAGCGTGACACGGGCGCTGTCTCCCGGAAAATACCGGGCAAAGGACTGCTTGAGCGGCGGGCCGATGAAGAACAGCAGGCTGTCTTCTCTGGCCCTGATACCGAAATGGTCCAGAGCGTAAAGAACGGAGTTGATGATGCCCTGCTTGGAATCGGTGATGGTGCCGTCAAGATCGAAAAAGAAAGAAGTATGGGCCATAGGCGTACAGGGGGTTGCGACGACGAAAGGTGCTGCCGGACGTTTTTTATTACTATTGCCTCTTGCGGCCTACTGGTCAAGCAGTCCCAGGTGATCCAGCACCAGGGTCGGCTGGCGCTCCAGGCCGGGAAGATCGGAACGCCGGGCCTCTCCGCTCAAAACCAGCAGAAAGTCGATGCCGGCGTTCTCGGCCAGCAATTTGTCGGTGGACAGCCTGTCGCCCACCATCAGCATGTTTTCCGGCGCATAGCGCTGCAACAGGCCGGAAAGCAGGGTCGCATCCGGCTTGCCGAAGATGCGTTCCGGTCTCCTGCCTGTGGCGGTGGCGTACAGGGCCAGGAAACTGCCCACATCCGGCAGGGGACCTTCCGGGGAAGGACAGACCAGATCAGGATGCGTGGCCAGAAAGCGCACAGCCTTATTTTGCAGCAGCAGCGCGGAGCGCGCCAGTTTTTCGTAGGTCAATTCCGTGTCATAGGCCAGGATGACGGCCTGCGCCCCTTTTTCCTGCTGTTTCAGTTCGGGCATGCGCTGGCGCAGGTCGGAAACGAAATCCCGGTTGCCGACCACATACGCCGTATGGATGCCTTCTGCCTTCAAAAAGGCCACCAGGGGCGTCACCGGCGAGAGCAGCTGCTCCCTGCGGGCGGGGATGCCCATGCCGTTCAGCTTTTTTATGTAGGTTTCCGGCGCCTTGGAGGTGTTGTTGCTCAGAAAGAAAAAATCCACATCCTCCCAGTGCCGCTGCACAAAGGCCACGGCCCCCTTGATGGGATTGTCCCCCATATAGATGGTACCATCCATGTCCAGAACGATGCAACGCTTGTCAGGAAGCCGCATGCCGTGTCTCCCAAGTTTCAAAAATGAAAAAAAATGGCAGCAAAACAGCAAGATCCCATCCAGCTCCTGCTCCCATCGCCGGGATTCTACACAGCCGGATGCCCTGCTGCAAGCGGCCTTTTCCCCCGCCTGCCGCCATCTTGACACAACAATGTCCTGTAAGTAGAGGAAAAGGACGACTTCTCCGTATAATTTCGCAAACGAAGATTCCAAAGCTATAATTGTCGCTCCTGTGAGCGGAGGACAGTGTGAAAGAAACCACAGTGATCATCATTGGCGGTGGTGCGACGGGTATCGGCATTCTGCGCGACCTGAGCATGCGCGGCGTGCCCGCCCTGCTGCTGGAACAGGGGGGACTGGCCCACGGCACGAGCTCCCGCTTCCACGGCCTGCTGCACAGCGGCGCCCGGTACGCTGTCAGTGACAGCGAATCCGCCCGGGAATGCATCGAAGAAAACATGATCCTGCGCCGCATCGGCAGGCAGTGCGTGGAGGAGACCGAGGGCTTTTTCGTCCGTACCAAACTGGACGACCCGGCCTTCGAACCCCGCTGGGTCGAAGCCTGTGCCCGTGCGGGCATCACCGCCGAGCGTATCGACGTGGCCGAGGCCCGGCGGCTGGAGCCCAGCCTTGCCCCCAACATCTGCTCTGTCTACCGCGTGCCGGATTCCTGTGTCGACGGCTTCCGCCTGGTCTGGCACAATGCCCTGTGTGCCCGGCGCTACGGCGGTGACATCCTTACCTATCATGAGGTCATCGCCATCAAACAGAGCAACGGCAAAGTCACGGGCGTCAGGGCCCGCAACCGCATCACCGGCGAGGAACTGGACATCGCCTGCGAGTACGTGGTCAATGCCGCCGGTTCCTGGTCCGGGCAGATCGCCCATCTGGCCGGTCTGGACGTCAGTGTGTCGCCCGACCGCGGGACGTTGATCGTCTTCAACCATCGCTTCACGTCGCGTGTGGTCAACCGCCTACACAAAAGCTCCGACGGCGACATCTTCGTCCCGCACGGTTCCATCACCATTCTGGGGACCACGTCGACGCCTACGGACCGCCCGGACAACAATACGCCCACGACCGAAGATGTCCTGCGCCTGCTGGATATCGGCGAGCCCCTGTTCCCCGACCTGCGTTCGTACCGCATCCTGCGTGCCTTTGCCGGTACGCGCCCGCTCTACACGCCCAACAATGCCGTGGGCCGCGCCGCCAGCCGCAATTTCCACATCGTGGACCACAAGCAGGACGGCCTGGAAGGCATGGCCAGCATCTTCGGCGGCAAACTGACCACATACCGTCTGATGGCGGAGCGCATGAGCGATCTGGTCTGCCGCTGTCTCGGCAACAACCAGCCGTGCCGCACGGCGGAAGAACCCATCATGGAGGATCCTTCCCCCGAACTGATGCAAAAGGCCGCCAGGGTCTTCCCGCTCAATGGTGCCGTCCTTGCTGCCGACCGTCTGGGCAGCACCTTTGCCGATGTGGTGGAAAAGGCCGCGTCCGAAACGGACAACGAGCTGCTGTGCGAATGCGAGATGGTCAGTATGGCTGAAGTGGAATATGTGGCCCGCGATCCCGCCACCCACTCCCTGCACGATGTCCGCCTGCGTACCCGCCTGGGCATGGGCACCTGCCAGGGCACGTTCTGCTCCCTGCGTGCCATCGGCGCCCTGACCGAGCGCAATGTGCCGCTGGCCTTTTCGCCCACGGAAGACGTCTCCCAATTCCTGCAGGAACGCTGGCGCGGCCTGCGCCCGGCCCTGTGGGGCAAGCAGCTGAAAGAAATCGAACTGGGGCGTGCCATCTACGCGGCCACCCTCAATCTGGATGGAGCCGGCAATGAACAAGAGAAATAGCGACGTCCTGGTCATCGGCGCCGGCATGTCCGGCCTTGTGGCGGCCCTTGCCGCTGCCCGGCGCGGCCGCAAAGTGACTGTCCTGTCCCGGGGCGTGGGAGCACTGGCCATCGGCAGCGGTTGCGTGGACATTTTGGGTTATGTCAACGGCCAGGCTGTTTCCGGCCACCCTCTGGATGCCATCGGATCCCTGCCCGCTGCCCACCCCTATAGCCTGCTGGGGCGGGACCGTGTGGCCGAGGCCTGCTCTTTCCTGGAAGAAGTCTGTGCCGCTCAGGGCCTGCCCCTGCTGCCCATGAAAAATGGCAACCGCCTGGTCCCCAGCATCATGGGCACGCTCAAGCCGAGCGGCCTGTGCCCGGCCAGCGCCGACGGCGATCTGCTGCTGAAGGCCAGGAAAGTCGCCGTCGTCACCATCGGGGGACTGCGCGACTGCCAGCCCAATCTGATCATCAAACAGTTCCGCCGCTATCCCGCGCTCAAGGGCATCGACTTCACCGAGGTCGTCCTGCCCTCGCCTCTGGGCAAGACGCACCGCAATATGACGGCCCTGGATCTGGCCCGCTATGTGGATCGTCCCGAGGGTGTTTTCTGGCTGGCCGATGCCCTGAAGAAGGCCTGCGGCCGGCAGGATCTCATCCTGCTGCCGCCTGTATGCGGCGTGCGCCACTTCCTTTGGAAAAAACTGGTAGGACTGCTGGATTGCCCGGTGGTGGAAATGCTTTCCATCCCTCCGGGAGTCAGCGGCCTGCGTCTGCGCACCTGTCTCCTGAACGCCCTGCGCGAGCTGGATGTCACCCTACTGGAAAA
This is a stretch of genomic DNA from Desulfovibrio piger. It encodes these proteins:
- a CDS encoding HAD family hydrolase gives rise to the protein MAHTSFFFDLDGTITDSKQGIINSVLYALDHFGIRAREDSLLFFIGPPLKQSFARYFPGDSARVTLAVEKYREYFRRQGMFENRVYPGVPQMLERLIEQGHRIHLATSKPEVFARQILDHFQLSRYFSFVAGAELNGARNDKVDVLRYALQETGADVSHSLMVGDRFHDVVGGHAVGMKTVGVLYGYGSRQELEAVHADYICQSMPDLQTTLLALGAEMRH
- a CDS encoding HAD-IIA family hydrolase, which encodes MRLPDKRCIVLDMDGTIYMGDNPIKGAVAFVQRHWEDVDFFFLSNNTSKAPETYIKKLNGMGIPARREQLLSPVTPLVAFLKAEGIHTAYVVGNRDFVSDLRQRMPELKQQEKGAQAVILAYDTELTYEKLARSALLLQNKAVRFLATHPDLVCPSPEGPLPDVGSFLALYATATGRRPERIFGKPDATLLSGLLQRYAPENMLMVGDRLSTDKLLAENAGIDFLLVLSGEARRSDLPGLERQPTLVLDHLGLLDQ
- a CDS encoding aspartate kinase, whose amino-acid sequence is MKILVQKFGGTSVANLECMKKVREKVQAGLNKGYKMVVVLSARSGETNRLLALASEWSSTPDPAECDSLVSTGEQVSIALFTMLLKDAGIRARSLLAWQIPIITDDDHGNARIKSIDSQHLRGYLDEYDVLVVAGFQGCTESQRITTLGRGGSDTSAVALAAALGSVECEIYTDVDGVYTTDPNICSSARKMDRVAYEEMLEMASMGAKVLHIRSVEFAKKYKVPVRVRSTFSDDPGTLVTQEDSSMEAVLVSGIAYDKDQARVTLHDLPDVPGVAAAIFGPLSEKGVLVDMIVQNTSLDGHTDMTFTISRKDLKQTLAIMEEVKERTGATDVVSDVNVAKVSAIGVGMRNHSGVAARAFSALTQEGINILMISTSEIKITILIQEKYVELAVRILHDTFGLDWDIN
- the glpB gene encoding anaerobic glycerol-3-phosphate dehydrogenase subunit GlpB, which produces MNKRNSDVLVIGAGMSGLVAALAAARRGRKVTVLSRGVGALAIGSGCVDILGYVNGQAVSGHPLDAIGSLPAAHPYSLLGRDRVAEACSFLEEVCAAQGLPLLPMKNGNRLVPSIMGTLKPSGLCPASADGDLLLKARKVAVVTIGGLRDCQPNLIIKQFRRYPALKGIDFTEVVLPSPLGKTHRNMTALDLARYVDRPEGVFWLADALKKACGRQDLILLPPVCGVRHFLWKKLVGLLDCPVVEMLSIPPGVSGLRLRTCLLNALRELDVTLLENTTVIRADIEGGHCRGVITSGLDHEHFYAADQIIVATGGFMGDGFEAEPGKMQESIFRLPLCLENGGMPSANPADWSEESVFARHAFATLRVRVDAELRPCSAEGPVLLDNVRFVGRSLGGYDFATEKSGNGVALATAWHAAQCV
- the glpA gene encoding anaerobic glycerol-3-phosphate dehydrogenase subunit GlpA is translated as MKETTVIIIGGGATGIGILRDLSMRGVPALLLEQGGLAHGTSSRFHGLLHSGARYAVSDSESARECIEENMILRRIGRQCVEETEGFFVRTKLDDPAFEPRWVEACARAGITAERIDVAEARRLEPSLAPNICSVYRVPDSCVDGFRLVWHNALCARRYGGDILTYHEVIAIKQSNGKVTGVRARNRITGEELDIACEYVVNAAGSWSGQIAHLAGLDVSVSPDRGTLIVFNHRFTSRVVNRLHKSSDGDIFVPHGSITILGTTSTPTDRPDNNTPTTEDVLRLLDIGEPLFPDLRSYRILRAFAGTRPLYTPNNAVGRAASRNFHIVDHKQDGLEGMASIFGGKLTTYRLMAERMSDLVCRCLGNNQPCRTAEEPIMEDPSPELMQKAARVFPLNGAVLAADRLGSTFADVVEKAASETDNELLCECEMVSMAEVEYVARDPATHSLHDVRLRTRLGMGTCQGTFCSLRAIGALTERNVPLAFSPTEDVSQFLQERWRGLRPALWGKQLKEIELGRAIYAATLNLDGAGNEQEK